In Arvicola amphibius chromosome 1, mArvAmp1.2, whole genome shotgun sequence, one DNA window encodes the following:
- the LOC119806258 gene encoding protein FRA10AC1 homolog has protein sequence MHGHGGYDSDFSDDEQGGESSKKKKTVEDELLLTKPFQKENHGKVHKQVAADLLDREEARNRRFHLIAMDAYQRHTKFVNDYILYYGGKREDFKRLGENDKTDLDVIRENHRFLWNEEDETDMTWEKRLAKKYYDKLFKEYCIADLSRYKENKFGFRWRIEKEVISGKDQTFRAVQEHCSSRVSNPSLASPSSRSAWSAHIQMAGMFSVEEKEKQFSSSVSFFCGNKRCDEKEGLRSWEVNFGYIEHGEKRNALVKLRLCQECSFKLNFHHRRKEIKSKKRKTKTKIECDDSPRKKSRSSSSEASKGTDEGHSSSKKPEDSRNRNTDEDDSTSESELWKGPLPETDGKSQEEEFDDYFQDLFL, from the exons ATGCATGGGCATGGAGGTTACGACTCGGATTTTAGTGATGATGAGCAAGGTGGAGAATCCAGCAAAAAGAAGAA GACAGTTGAAGATGAGTTGCTGCTTACAAAaccatttcagaaagaaaaccatGGGAAGGTCCACAAGCAAGTGGCCGCGGACCTGCTGGACAG ggaaGAAGCAAGAAATAGAAGATTTCATCTCATAGCTATGGATGCT TATCAAAGACACACAAAGTTTGTAAATGACTATATTTTGTACTATGGTGGCAAAAGGGAGGACTTCAAGCGCTTAGG AGAGAATGATAAGACAGACCTGGATGTTATACGAGAAAACCATAGATTCCTATGGAATGAAGAAGATGAAACAGATATGACTTG GGAGAAGAGACTTGCAAAGAAATACTATGATAAATTATTCAAGGAATACTGCATAGCCGACCTTAgtagatacaaagaaaataag TTTGGATTCAGGTGGAGAATAGAGAAAGAAGTCATTTCAGGAAaag ATCAAACATTCAGAGCAGTTCAAGAGCACtgtagttccagggtatccaacccttctctggcctctcccAGCAGTAGGAGTGCCTggagtgcacacatacaaatggcAGGGATGTTTTCtgtagaagagaaggaaaaacaattcAGCAGCTCA GTCAGttttttttgtggaaataaaCGTTGTGATGAGAAAGAAGGCTTGAGGAGCTGGGAAGTTAACTTTGGGTATATTGAGCACGGTGAGAAGAGAAACGCACTTGTTAAATTAA gatTATGCCAAGAATGttcctttaaattaaattttcatcacag gagaaaagaaatcaagtcaaaaaaaaggaagactaaGACCAAGATTGAGTGTGATGATTCACCACGTAAGAAATCCAGATCATCTTCTTCAGAGGCCTCCAAGGGGACGGATGAAG GACATTCATCCTCAAAAAAGCCAGAAGATTCTAGAAACA GAAACACTGATGAGGACGACAGTACTTCAGAGTCAGAGCTCTGGAAGGGtcccctgccagagacagatggaaAGTCACA GGAAGAAGAATTTGATGATTATTTTCAGGACTTGTTTCTGTGA